A portion of the Bacillus oleivorans genome contains these proteins:
- a CDS encoding glycerol-3-phosphate dehydrogenase/oxidase: MNFSSKKRSHVIQQLRNDEFDLLVIGGGITGAGIALDAVTRGMKVALIEMQDFASGTSSRSTKLVHGGLRYLKQFEINTVAKIGKERAIVYENGPHVTTPEWMLLPFHKGGTFGKLTTNLGLRLYDFLAGVKKKERRKILSAEETIKREPLIKKEGLKGGGYYVEYRTDDARLTIEVMKAAAENGAVALNYMKAEEFIYNEKKVCGIVARDLLTGETIEIKAVKVVNAAGPWVDQVRKKDYSINNKKLRLTKGVHIVFDQSHFPLRQAVYFDTPDKRMVFAIPREGKTYVGTTDTFYGESQDIANPKPLKEDINYILEAIKFMFPEVQLTEEHVESSWAGVRPLIYQEGKDPSEISRKDEIWEGDSSLITIAGGKLTGYREMAETVVDLVAKRIQEESNRSFLPCKTRHVKISGGEVNGSHNLPFFIKQKSNEASEYGLTKEEGEKLAAKYGSNVDCLFTLAKKYPGKEESFGLTPAIYAQILYALEEEMTVKPADFFIRRTGALLFDLEWVKQWKKPVIQFMAKEFGWNEKTIKAYEEELEKEIKDAVIPIDRQE; encoded by the coding sequence AGTAAAAAAAGAAGTCATGTAATCCAGCAATTGAGAAACGATGAATTTGATCTTCTTGTAATTGGCGGAGGTATTACCGGCGCGGGGATCGCGCTAGATGCAGTAACCCGCGGGATGAAGGTTGCGTTAATTGAAATGCAGGATTTTGCAAGCGGAACATCAAGCAGGTCTACAAAGCTCGTTCATGGGGGACTTCGTTATTTAAAACAATTTGAAATAAATACAGTTGCTAAAATTGGAAAGGAAAGGGCGATTGTCTACGAAAATGGCCCTCATGTAACAACACCTGAATGGATGCTCCTGCCATTTCATAAAGGCGGGACATTCGGCAAATTAACTACTAATCTAGGCTTAAGGCTGTATGACTTTTTAGCAGGGGTTAAAAAGAAAGAACGCCGTAAAATACTATCTGCTGAAGAGACAATAAAAAGGGAACCATTAATTAAAAAAGAAGGGTTAAAAGGTGGCGGATATTATGTGGAGTACAGAACGGATGATGCAAGACTAACGATTGAAGTCATGAAGGCTGCCGCAGAAAATGGTGCAGTTGCCCTTAACTATATGAAAGCGGAAGAATTTATTTACAATGAAAAAAAGGTATGCGGAATAGTCGCACGTGACTTGTTAACGGGTGAAACAATTGAAATAAAGGCAGTCAAAGTTGTCAATGCGGCTGGTCCATGGGTGGATCAGGTTAGGAAAAAAGATTATTCAATAAATAATAAGAAACTGCGGCTAACAAAGGGAGTTCATATTGTGTTCGACCAAAGCCATTTTCCTCTTCGTCAGGCAGTTTATTTTGATACTCCAGATAAGCGGATGGTATTCGCGATTCCTAGGGAGGGGAAAACATATGTGGGTACAACTGATACCTTCTATGGTGAATCCCAAGATATTGCCAATCCAAAACCGTTAAAAGAAGATATTAATTATATATTAGAAGCAATCAAGTTTATGTTCCCTGAAGTTCAGCTGACAGAGGAACATGTTGAATCTAGCTGGGCAGGTGTACGACCCTTAATCTATCAAGAAGGGAAGGATCCGTCTGAAATTTCACGGAAGGATGAAATTTGGGAAGGTGACAGTTCACTAATTACGATTGCGGGAGGAAAACTTACAGGATACAGGGAAATGGCGGAAACAGTTGTCGATTTAGTAGCTAAGCGCATTCAGGAGGAGTCGAATCGGTCATTCTTACCTTGCAAAACGAGACATGTGAAGATATCAGGAGGAGAGGTGAATGGTTCTCATAACCTCCCGTTCTTTATTAAGCAAAAGAGTAATGAAGCCTCAGAGTATGGACTCACGAAGGAAGAAGGAGAAAAATTAGCTGCTAAATATGGTTCTAATGTTGATTGTTTATTTACATTGGCAAAAAAATACCCTGGAAAAGAAGAAAGTTTTGGATTGACACCAGCGATATATGCTCAAATTCTTTATGCACTCGAAGAAGAAATGACAGTAAAACCAGCAGATTTCTTTATTCGCCGAACAGGAGCATTGCTTTTTGATTTAGAATGGGTCAAACAATGGAAGAAGCCTGTTATTCAATTTATGGCGAAAGAATTTGGCTGGAATGAAAAAACGATAAAAGCGTATGAAGAAGAACTTGAAAAAGAAATCAAGGATGCAGTCATACCGATTGATAGACAAGAATAG
- a CDS encoding MIP/aquaporin family protein, whose protein sequence is MSEFLAEVVGTMILIIFGGGVVAGVVLKKTKAEGEGWIVITIGWGLAVTMAIYAVGSITGAHINPAVTIALAAIGDFPFEKVPVYIIGQMLGAFIGAVVVYLLYLPHWAATEDGGTKLAVFSTGPAIRSPLSNLVTELIGTFILVFGLMFIGTNEFTGGLNPLVVGALITAIGLSLGAPTGYAINPARDLGPRIAHALLPIAGKGSSDWEYSWIPVVGPILGGVYGALFYKALFEGDYSMLFWVASAVIAFILVSAAMQETKKASIANANQTNSL, encoded by the coding sequence ATGTCAGAATTTTTAGCAGAAGTAGTAGGAACCATGATTTTGATTATTTTTGGAGGGGGTGTAGTAGCTGGTGTCGTCTTAAAGAAAACAAAAGCAGAGGGTGAAGGCTGGATCGTTATAACCATTGGATGGGGATTGGCTGTAACTATGGCCATCTATGCAGTCGGCAGTATTACAGGTGCTCATATTAATCCTGCTGTCACGATTGCACTTGCAGCGATTGGAGATTTCCCGTTTGAAAAAGTACCAGTTTATATTATCGGTCAAATGTTAGGGGCTTTTATTGGTGCTGTAGTTGTTTATTTGTTATATTTGCCGCATTGGGCTGCAACAGAGGACGGAGGTACAAAATTAGCTGTTTTCTCAACAGGTCCTGCTATTAGAAGTCCTCTATCCAATTTAGTAACTGAATTAATCGGTACATTTATTTTGGTTTTTGGCTTGATGTTCATTGGTACAAACGAATTTACAGGGGGATTAAATCCTTTAGTGGTGGGTGCATTAATTACAGCAATTGGTCTTTCTTTAGGGGCACCAACTGGATATGCGATTAATCCTGCACGTGATTTAGGACCAAGAATTGCTCATGCTTTACTGCCGATTGCCGGAAAAGGCAGCTCTGACTGGGAGTATTCATGGATTCCAGTTGTTGGGCCGATTCTAGGCGGAGTTTACGGAGCTTTATTTTACAAGGCTTTATTCGAAGGGGATTATTCAATGTTATTTTGGGTTGCCAGTGCGGTAATCGCTTTTATCCTAGTATCAGCAGCCATGCAGGAAACAAAGAAAGCCAGTATTGCCAATGCTAACCAAACAAATAGCTTATAA